Below is a window of Campylobacter canadensis DNA.
AATAATTTAAATTAAATTTTATTGAAGATACTGTCTTGCAATCTTTATAGCATTTGTAACATTACTAATCTTTTCAGAGTTGAGAATTTAATTTCCTACCATTTTTCACTATAAACTTAAAAATACATTAAATTAAGTTTTATTTAAGCTCTTTTTCCCAACCTTCCCAACCTTCCCAACCTTCCCAACCTTCCCAACCTTCCCAACCTTCCCAACCTTCCCAACCTTCCCAACCTTCCCAACCTTCCCAACCTTCCCAACCTTCCCAACCTTCCCAACCTTCCCAACCTTCCCAACCTTCCCAACCTTCCCAACCTTCCCAACCTTCCCAACCTTCCCAACCTTCCCAAACTCTTCTTAACTCTTCTTAACTCTTTGCAATGCCATAAATTTATCTCTCATTTTAAATATTAGCTTAAAAATACATTAAATTAAGTTTTATTTAAACTTATAGTTGGGGTTGTTTATTGTTTTTTGGTTGGGGGTAAAGTTTGAATGGTTGGATAGCGTAAAAATATTTTAGGGTATTGATAAGCGGAGTAAGGATTGATTGTTGGTGGAAGTGGGACTGAAAATTGGTAGGATTGAATGATGATTTGTTGTGATAAAAATGGTGTTGGGGTTATAAATATTTTGAGTGATTAGATAGTTTTTAAAAATGCTTTTTTATATTGTAGGGTTAAATATTGGTAGTTTCTGCAATTTCCCTAAATGTTGTTAATTTAATCTTGTGTTTTTTACTATAAACTTAAGAACACATTAAATTAAGTTTTATTTAAGCTTGTAGTTGGGTGTTTTGATGGTGGTGAATGAGTTAAGTTGTGTGTTTTTTACTTGTTTGAAGGTTTAAAAAGTGTAAGTAAAAAGGTAGTTTTTAGGCTACCTTTTTGTTTTTGTTTTTATTAGAAATCTAATTTAACACCTGAAGCTGAATAGTCGATTGTGTGAGTATTTGCGCCACTAGCTGTTAAATCTTTACCACCAAAAGCTGCTTTTACTGTTGATAATTTTAAAGTTTCTTTACAAGCATTCTTACTACTAGTTGTATTTCCTTTAAATGTTACTTTGCCATTCGTGTTTATTTGTAAAGTTAAGCATTTATCATCTCCGCCAATTTTCATTGTATAATCACTGGTACTGCTAGCACTACCACTAGTTCCAGTAGCTTTTGTTAATGCAACATTAGTCATTTTTGTAATATCTGCATTAAATTCCCCCTGAGCCGTATAATAAGACCCTAAATCCCCAATTAAAGTAACAATATTTTGAGCTGACTTAACCTTCTCCGCATCATCTCTAGTAGCATTAATCTTAGGAATAGCCACAGCAGCTAATATACCTAAAATAACAATAACAAAGATTAGTTCAATCATTGTAAAACCTTTTTTCATAATAACTCCTTGTAAAAAATAATTTATCTTTTTACTTTTTGTGCAAGAAATTAAAATAAGTACTTGGTTTTAAATTATTATGCATAAATACTTTTATAGCTTTAGCTTATATTTTAATACATAACTTTTTAGCTTTTTTTAAGCTTTAAAATTACTAATTAAAGTTGATTATTTAGTACTTTTAAAGATGCTTTTTTGTGTTAGTAAGTAAGATAAATAAATAAAGATAATAACATTTAGTAAAAATACATAATAACAAATAATAAACTTATAAATATATTAAGTTAGGTTTGATTGAAGTTGCTTTTTTCTAACTCTTACAACTATTCCAACTCTTCCAAGCATTCCAACTATTCTAAACCTTCGTAATACTGCAAATTTATTCTTGTATTTTAACTATTGGCTTAAAAATACATTAAATTAAGTTTTATTTAAGCTTGTAGTTAGGGTTGTTGATTGTTTTTTTAGGGTTGAATGATGGTTTGTTGTTAAAAAATGGAGTGGGTAAAGTTGGGTATTCTCAAAACTTTCTAAACCTTCGTAATATTGTGAATTTAATTGTACTTTTTACTATAAACTTAAGAATAGATTAAATTCAGTTTTATTTAAGCTTGTAGTTGGAGTTGTTGATTGTTTTTTGGGGTGTAGATAAGAAAATTAAAAGAAAGTAAAAGAATTGAAAACAGTATAAATAAAGTTAAAAAAGCAAAAGAGACTAAA
It encodes the following:
- a CDS encoding type II secretion system protein — translated: MKKGFTMIELIFVIVILGILAAVAIPKINATRDDAEKVKSAQNIVTLIGDLGSYYTAQGEFNADITKMTNVALTKATGTSGSASSTSDYTMKIGGDDKCLTLQINTNGKVTFKGNTTSSKNACKETLKLSTVKAAFGGKDLTASGANTHTIDYSASGVKLDF